Part of the Pseudorasbora parva isolate DD20220531a chromosome 13, ASM2467924v1, whole genome shotgun sequence genome is shown below.
ATGAAGCATCATGTACGTTAAAATACACAGAATTGTCCAATTTTCATGTTTGATATCTCATGGTTTAAGCATTGTGTCGACTAGAGGAACAAAATCCATGCAAGTTTATTTTGTATCACTCTTCACAAtgcatgtgtttgttttaatgtGACGTCATGTATTCAGATCATGTCAGGCAGAAATTAAAGCTTGCGCTTGTAATGATTACAATATAAGGATATGTCATTTTAATctctacactttaaaaaaatatttaaaaaataagttacctggttgccttaattttaagctcattgaaaataaaaatttgagttaatacaatgaacattttagaGAATCAACAACCTCTaatcaaatattatttaaagattttgtaagcatattgggtaattgtgtgtgtttgatttgtgaagatgcagtgaaacatgccaaattgtgctattttcatagtttattaaatgttttatgtgtttcagatgaaataatatttttagtttctgtttattaaagCTGCCGTCCgtagtttttcctctttgtcgccatctctgttcaaaaactgcaattgcagttatttgcagAATTATCATCTTTATGTGAGTTGTCTTCGCGTAAGTAGCTCATCTTCTTTTGTTCTGCCCAACTAATGGGAAAAAAGCATTAATCGCAATAATTAAATCTAACGATCCTTTATCATATCACGTAAAACCgtgcaaattatacttttttaaattgttaatgttaacatcaGCAATGCGTGACTATATTTATTGTGTATTAGGGCTACCTGTAGTTCAGTTTCCATTTCTGTGCAGTCTAATTTCTAATCGTCATACACCAACACATTAATGTGGAGTAGAGGTGAACTGCTCCCAGTTATAGAGAGCACAAAATAACTGATGTTACCATACTGCACACAGCAAAACGAGAAAGGCACAACAAAGAGGACTCCGTATCTGTATGAATTAAGCCAACAAATGACCTGTCCAGCTGAAAAAACCCTTTAAAACACGGAGCTCACGCCACCTTTAAAAGCCCTTTTATCCTTGTTTTCGCATCCGCCCGGGTAAAGTCTCTTTTTTTCAATCCGAAGTCCGAAGTCTTTTGCATTTTACAACGGATGAATCGGAAACGGagcaatgcactgcaaaaactgcttttctcaaaatatctaaaaattcttaaattaagaaacatttactagatagtaaaagtaattgtcttgttttggggaaaaataactcaaaatgaagagagtttttgcttaaaataagataaataatctgccaatggggtgagaaaaataatcttaattcaaacagaaaacaagattatttttctcaccccattggcagattatttatcttattttaagcaaaaactctcttcattttgagttattttccccaaaacaagacaataatttgtacttgtctagtaaatgtttcttaatgtaagaatttttagatatttagactacactgtaaaaaaatattgttggtttaacttaaaaacgtaagtaacctggttgccttaattttgagtttattgaaattaaaaattgtagttgatacaatgaaggaaattagtttaataaagagaaactcaaaatattattgtatctgaaccacataaaaaatgtgataaatcatgaaaatagcacaatttggctgcgtcatcacaaataaaacacacaattacccaatatgcttacaaaatcttttaataatatttgaataaaggttgtcgaatcccAAAAATGaccattgtattaactcaaaattgtaagtcaaccaggtaacttctttttaaaatattgtttttacagtgtagatacaAGACAAGAATGctaagtaagaaatgcatttgttGCAGTGTGGTGATGTGATGGGTCAAAGGGTATATCGTTGTTGGGTATTATGGTAATTTAGACACTGCACACGTTTCATCCGCACTACCACCCGCCCGCAACGAGTTCATTATCCGCCCGTGAGTTTTAGGAATGTCCCAATCCACCCGTTTCAGACACTTTTATGCGGTActcgacccgttgcaggactctagtACAGCCGATTGGTTCAGTTCAAAGCTTCACAATGAAATCAGTTTGATTAATATGTTCATATCCAGCATGAAGAGGTCAGAGGTTAGCGCTGAAGCCGGTCCAGTGTTTGAGCAGGTGGTGTGCGATGGCTTGTTTGGGCGGCGTGCTGAAAACCGCACGTTTGTCTTTCACAAGAGCATCGATGACCTGAAGGACAGAGGAAAGCGTTAGAAAGGGACTGATGGGCCATAGTTTCTGAAATGAGTAATATCTTTAATAACACTGCGAAAAATGCTCTTctcatttagtatttttttcttgtttccagtccaaatatctaaatattcttaaatcaagatgcatttactagatcagtaaaacaacataagatattttttcttgttttctgggggaaaaatatcaaaatgaagagagtttttgcttgaaacaggcaaaatgatctgccaatggggtgagaaaaataatcttatttctgttagGGACGGacacaagaaacaagatttcaatcagaaataagattattttgatatttttcccccagaaaacaagaaaaaatatcttatgttgttttactgatctagtaaatgcatcttgatttaagaatatttagatatttggactggaaacaagaataaaatactaaatgagaagagcattttttgcagtgaaggaGTTGGTACTGGATCCTTTATTTTTGATCATTGGTCTGCCTAATAAATctttatcaaaagaaaaaagactGTATAATATTCTCCCTTTTGCAGTGGATATCTGACTCCGACTATATCGGGTTGGCACGAGATTTTGATGGACTAGTTCCGCTGGAATATTTAACTTGTGTAGTTAATGGCCAGCCAAGCCAGTTTTATAGTGTCTGGAAGCCCTATATCAATCATCTGGGTCaactacactgcaaaaagaTGCAATTTTCTGCGGTGTGTAAGAGAGGGGATGGACCTGCACCTGTTGCCGTGTGAACCAGCGCGCCTCTTCGATCTCGCTCTCGTCCGCGGTGATGTCAGTGGTCAGAGCGACGCAGAAGCAGCCAATCATGAGGCAGGACGGCATCGGCCACACCTGATTGGACAGGTAATGCACGAGTCCCACCTGAACGCCGCTCTCCTCCAAAACCTCCCGCCTCACCGCCGCCTCTAGAGCCTCACCTGAAGCGGAACAATAtgaccatcatcatcatcctaaAAACTCAAATACAGTTACTTCACATCTCATAACTCTAACTTTTGTTTCCCAATTGCGATTGAAAATTGCAGAGATATAAAGTAGAAATTACCTTTTTAAacttacactgcaaaaatgcttttcttacttagtatttttgttttgtttctagtcaaaatatctaacaattcttacattaaagctacactgtgtaacttttttagtttattcttagctaaaaacacttagttctttcaaaaatatatgtgctcattaatgtatatttacttctttcaagtaataaagtattctcgtaagtttataatatgccactgaaaacacatacgggtgaggggttcgaatgccggccgccatgttgctcctccatcttgaaagtacagtagccaaagagggacatacccgtaaattcaagctccgcctttcgcgttttaacactcgatggcaccgtgtcggatgtgaagaggaggattgccatgttaatcttggactaaatcagccaccgtaggagttaaaacgaaatcggaattgagaggaacagaaactaatattcactggatggtcataaacctttacaccgctagatgggggaaaatatcacacagtggagctttaagaaacatttactagataagtacaaattattgtcttgttttgggaaaaaataactcaaaatgaagagagtttttgtgtaaaataagataaataatctgccaatggggtgagaaaaataataatcttgttttctaaGTGCTCGTAAAActtttaaattcagttttatcaaATTTAAGGGCATAAAAAGTCTTGCATATCTTAAGTGTGTAAGATAAGTATGGGGTTTACATATTGAAATTGTCTTAGTTCCACcacagaataatttttttttttaaagggtaaTTGCAacattttatctcacaattcagacttttgtTTGAAGAAAACTTtcctgaattgtgagataaaatgtTGCCCAAACTCGtaattgcacaaaaaaaaacaaaacattaaatatctttagtgtaagaaaaatatggaGTTTACGTATTCCAATTTTCTGGGTGGGgctattgtctttttttctgacacggaatgaaaatcaaataaaaaaggtaattgcaaaATGTTTTCCCACAACTCAGACTTTttttgatcacttttactcaggacatgctatctggcaacataggactccattcattatgctaagctaagctagcggcgaccctgccaaactagcactgagacaaaaatgcatttgcccacatatctaaatgtaggagagaagctgaataagccctatttctaaaaccGGTGGAGTTTCCTTTAATCCAGAGGGTTTCAGATACCTGGCTCCACGAATCCGGCGAGGCATGAGAACATTCCTGGAGGAAAGATCTTCTTCCGTCCCAGCAGACACTGGTTCCCGTCGGGATGAAGGACCAACATGATGACCACCGGATCTGGAGGAGCGACAGACAAACTGGTGAGAGATCGTATTCTGGAGCTCCGGCTGAGCCGTAATCGCATGGGCGTCGCAAGCAAATAAGGAGTGTGTGGGTCCCAGCAGCGGCTGCTGAGAAATATTATAAGTAGGGCAATTTTTTTTGCGGAGGGTCTGGGGTTTCTCccccagaatttttttatttcgtagatgtgatttcctgcattatggtgcgtttgaggccaagTCCCAGGCCTATACCAataaaagacctcaaaccagtcaatacactgcacaaaatgctcttcttcctcagtatttttgtcttgtttctagtccagacatctaacaattcttaaaacaagaagtatttactagacaagcaaaagtaattgtcttgttttggggaaaaataactcaaaatgaagagagtttttgcttaaaataagataaataatctgccaatggggtgagaaaaataatcttaatgcaaacagaaaacaagattattcttctcaccccattggcagattatttatcttattttaagcagaaactctcttcattttatttttttggttccAACACCCATGCGTAATCGGGAGTTTACTTGCCGACTCTGGGATAGCAGGTGTTGTGGATGCCCTGGAGACTTCTGCAGCCTGCTCTCAAACAGGTCCTCTTGTAGCCGCCCTCCTCCGCTTTAGTGTTGCCGCCGCAGGTCGGGCAGAAGCGGTATCGGCTGTGCCACGCGAGGACTGATCTGGCCTGAgccacgacgcctgtgtgtgtgaagcCATGATCATCAATACAGCACAAACTACATTTATATACGGATGATTAGTTCGCATGTCTGACACTCGGGCCCGGTTCCAGATCTGAGCTCACTGCAGGAGCTCTTAGGGCGAGTCCGAATCGACAGGACAAACGGTCGGCGCTCCGGCTCATGGTCTATAAGGGTCCCtaatctcttaatgagtcatgggtgggttttgggcgtaacgagcaataaagtgtgtgtgtgtgtgtgtgtgtgtgtgttatgaccctttaaaggaactgtatgtaagaaatgtatttcaatgaatcataaaatggcgcCGACGTGTCTCTAGAcattcagaaatcatgttcatttcaaacacttctatcactgacaacagtagtccggcaggatattgtcattataaagttgttgttgccctcaactgatgttgatgatgtcatgttgtgttttggcctgaagctccgcctccacctatcgaccaatcacgaagtcagtagtgtttcaggttgccagatctgctctggttagcacagctgcagatctacaaacgttctgctgatcctgcagccaatctggcaacctcgagtcagggggaaggggagggggatacaccgctctacagtcatttgagtGTTATTGCAGTACTAGTATTGGTatcttacacacacttccttttaAAATACTACAATAATGTCAGTTTTGTCTTAACACACCTGCATCATCGTCACTCAGCCTCAAGAGTCCCGGCATCGCTCCCGGAAGGAAAAAACACCGGGGATTTTCTGCTTTCAGGAGTTCTGTTGGATCGTCTTCAATATCGAGAGCAAACCAGGCCAGCAGCCCGTCGCTCGGCTCCTGAATCTCCGGCTTCTCCCGCTTTTCCTGAATCTTCGGCTTTTCCTGAATCTCCCGAATCTCCGGCTTTTCCTGCTTTATCGGCTTCTCCACTCCTAAGAAAACAACCACAGTGTGTTTGTTCTTCAGCAGCTCCTGCACCGCCGGCGCTCTGAGTCTACAGAGCCTCGTTTTGGGCTGAGCGGGATCCGCATCTTCCGCTCCGGACGTCACCAGAGGATTGAGCTCGTGGAAAAGCAGGAACACCGTCTCCGGAGAAGCCTGTTTGGCCGTGAGCCATTCCGAGTCGCTCCGTTTGTCGCTCTTCCTGTCGAGCAGCTCTCTGTTGAAGTAAGTGTCCAGCTCTTCCACGGCACGGCTGGGCAGGAGGTGACGGAGATCCGGATTGGGATCGGGATTGGGAACGCTGGCCAACAGACGGGAGATGTGTCGGTGGCCCCAGAAATGAGCCACATCTGCAGCCGTCTGACCCGACCGGTTTGTGCAGCTTGTGTCGCATCTGTTACAGGAGAAGAAAGAGAAGATGATCTCAGGTCAGCCTAATATAGATtatcttttaaagggatagcacacacacacacttcaaatgtcaagtcaagagagtgaacaacgcagATCAAATGAATGTTACTTCACTATTTGAGTCACTGGAAAACTCACAGCCCCGggagtctgatcccgaatcgcaatgaagcaacagataaaggattctccagcctgtgacagcgcgctaaggtatgttcagttagacacacacacataatcaatacgaACTGTTACAATACtatcaaatataaaaacatgttttactgacataagtgtgctgcaccattcctgtcggatccactGTAGAAGCACAGATTGAGTTTTAAtctcaatggccctcatttatcaaaagtgcgtacaccaaatttccagcgtacaccttgcgtacacccaaacccacggtgactttgagatttatcaatatggacgttggcgtacggcacgctcaaatcctacgccagctcaggaggtggtgtacgcacgtttgagttagtgggaaaatgcgcagaaaaacgattcctaacaccacaaaacgcactgacaagatatgctatatgacccactgttaaaaaccacaacaacaacattcagtgtttatttttgtgcaacatgaacgtcaatgtttaatttgtgtgactttaccaaagcgtttgatttgtaggcatatgtattcctccagtcgcgagcctgtgcgctttatctgacgtttcaggcccacctggcccagcagctgcgcacggactgggactaaaataattcagactgacaaaataataaaaatgaccttcttcttttaaataataatacaatcaataaaaacgacattcttcttctgaataacaagcgtcattaagaataataatcataataataagaatcttacaaattgtcatgtaattattaatgtgaatgaatcgtagtactccacatcacatcatcatcactattgtacaccccaatacatgtgcagtgatacgaaattaaatgctaattgtttcaaaacgtgctgtaaaataatgcattgtgatggtaatttctcatccaaacagctttaaactgctggagtgcgcttctcaacctccacactattaagagtactcgtaatttgggtccatattttgtttttgttggtgcctttaatcccactctttaatctcccaaataaaacaatgtcgtttttttttttttttcacttccctggtgatggtctcgatgggcgcgtctcaatcatctcactagttcagtagtcagagcactgatcagggagtcagcccattgacttatgtcctaatcagtgccctgactagtggactagtgagatgattgagcgcgcccgatctccacgtcggagaagtttcgcttctttgccgtcttctgtttgtccatgacgtaaaatgagggcgtgggggaggcggagacttgaatatataggggcgtgttattctaatcaCGATCATTTTCAGccgcgggatttatcaagggcaggtattgcgtacagctgaattgcagaggtgcgcacagtttcataaatcaggcggtgagaggagtgtaagcataatcttacgccaacatatacaccagattctacgcaagattgataaatgagggccattatgtctgcaaatccagctccaCCTGTGTCGTGTTTAAAAACGATTACacggtgaaatgaagcgaacacatgTATATtatcttccccacgtgagctggaactttattaaaaataaaattcaaccacacattcctcaTATTAGGATCccaaggaagcttatgcagcgactgtgttcttccacaaccaggaatggCGCAATATTTTGCTATCTtcctctgcatgtttattgctgctggctagtgatctgaacagctccatgagtcggtgggcggggctactgaattagaagAGTCGTttggcggggctactgaattagtcGAGTCTTTTGGCGGATCTACTGAATTAGTCTAGTCGTTTGGCAGATCTACTGAATTAAACGAGTCTTTTGGCGGATCTACTGAATTAGTCGAGTCGTTTGGCGGATCTACTGAATTAGAAGAGTCGTTTGGCGGATCTACTGAATTAGAAGAGTCGTttggcggggctactgaattagtcGAGTCGTttggcggggctactgaattagacgagtcggtgggcggatcTACTGAATTAGAAGAGTCGTttggcggggctactgaattagacgagtcgttTGGCAGATCTACTGAATTAGTCGAGTCGTTTGGCGGATCTACTGAATTAGAAGAGTCGTTTGGCGGatctactgaattagacgagtcgttTGGCGGATCTACTGAATTAAACGGGTCGTTGGGCAGATCTACTGAATTAGAAGAGTCGTTTGGTgtggctactgaattagacgagtcgttTGGCAGatctactgaattagacgagtcgttTGGCGGatctactgaattagacgagtcgttTGGCGGATCTACTGAATTAAACGGGTCGTTGGGCAGATCTACTGAATTAGAAGAGTCGTTTGGCGTGGCTACTGAATTAAACGAGTCGTTGGGCAGatctactgaattagacgagtcgttGGGCAGATCTACTGAATTAGAAGAGTCGTTTGGCgtggctactgaattagatgagtcggtgggcggggctactgaattataCGAGTCGTTTGGCGGATCTACTGAATTAAACAAGTCTTTTGGCGGATCTACTGAATTAGTCGAGTCGTTTGGCGGATCTACTGAATTAGTCTAGTCGTTTGGCGGatctactgaattagacgagttgTTGGGCGGATCTTCTGAATTTGACGAGTCGTTGGGCGGATCttctgaattagacgagtcgttTGGCAGatctactgaattagacgagtcgttTGGCGGATCTACTGAATTAGAAGAGTCGTTGGGCGGATCTACTGAATTTGACGAGTCGTTGGGCGGATCTTCTGAATTAGTCGAGTCGTTTGGCGGATCTACTGAATTAGTCTAGTCGTTTGGTGGATCTACTGAATTAGTCGAGTCGTTGGGCGGATCTTCTGAATTAGTCTAGTCGTTGGGCGGatctactgaattagacgagtcgttTGGCGGATCTACTGAATTAGTCTAGTCGTTTGGCGGatctactgaattagacgagtcgttGGGCGGATCTTCTGAATTTGACGAGTCGTTGGGCGGATCTTCTGAATTAGTCAAGTCGTTTGGCGGATCttctgaattagacgagtcgttTGGCAGatctactgaattagacgagtcgttTGGCGGATCTACTGAATTAGAAGAGTCGTTGGGCGGATCTTCTGAATTAGTCAAGTCGTTTGGCGGATCTACTGAATTAGACTAGTCGTTTGGCGGATCTACTGAATTGGACGAGTCGTTGGGCAGatctactgaattagacgagtcgttGGGCAGatctactgaattagacgagtctgtggacggggctactgaattagacgagtcggtgggcggggctactgaattagaagAGTCGTTTGGCGGATCTACTGAATTTGACGAGTCGTTGGGCGGATCTACTGAATTAGTCTAGTCGTTTGGAGGATCTACTGAATTAGTCTAGTCGTTTGGCGGATCTACTGAATTAGTCTAGTCGTTTGGAGGATCTACTGAATTAGTCTAGTCGTTTGGCGGatctactgaattagacgagtcgttTGGCGGATCTACTGAATTGGACGAGTCGTTGGGCAGatctactgaattagacgagtcgttGGGCAGatctactgaattagacgagtctgtggacggggctactgaattagacgagtcggtgggcggggctactgaattagaagAGTCGTTTGGCGGatctactgaattagacgagtcgttTGGCGGATCTACTGAATTTGACGAGTCGTTGGGCGGATCTATTGAATTTGACGAGTCGTTGGGCAGATCTACTGAATTAGAGGAGTCGTTGGGCGGATCTACTGAATTTGACGAGTCGTTGGGCGGATCTATTGAATTAGAAGAGTCGTTTGGCGGATCTACTGAATTAGAAGAGTCGTTTGGCGGATCTACTGAATTTGACGAGTCGTTGGGCGGATCTACTGAATTAGTCTAGGCGTTTGGCGGATCTACTGAATTAGTCGAGTCGTTTGGCGGatctactgaattagacgagtcgttTGGCGGATCTACTGAATTAGTCGAGTCGTTTGGCGGATCTACTGAATTAGTCGAGTCGTTTGGCGGATCTACTGAATTAGAAGAGTCGTTTGGCGGATCTACTGAATTTGACGAGTCGTTGGGCGGATCTACTGAATTAGTCTAGGCGTTTGGCGGATCTACTGAATTAGTCGAGTCGTTTGGCGGatctactgaattagacgagtcgttTGGCGGATCTACTGAATTTGACGAGTCGTTGGGCGGatctactgaattagacgagtcgttGGGCGGATCTATTGAATTTGACAAGTCGTTGGGCGGATCTTCTGAATTAGTCGAGTCGTTTGGCGGATccactgaattagacgagtcgttTGGCGGATCTACTGAATTTGACGAGTCGTTTGGCGGATCTACTGAATTTGACGAGTCGTTGGGCGGATCTATTGAATTTGACGAGTCGTTGGGCAGatctactgaattagacgagtcggtgggcggggctactgaattagatgagtcggtgggcggggctactgaattagacgagtcggtgggcggggctactgaattagacgagtttattattctgtagaggcgtgtcTCGCCACACGATGACGTTAAGATGCGCTCACgatcattttctgggcctggtgtctataaaagctttactttgactaacaaggaagttttcagatctgaaacttacaggataatcttatattatcatgaccttttatatatcataggctcaagggaaagctgatttctcaattcatcacccctttataTTTTTGGGTGCACTTCCCTCTCACCTGTGGGACAGTAAGAGTTTGGCCACGTCGATGTGTCCGTTTCTGGCGGCCAGCATTAGAGCGGTCCAGCCCTGCTCTCCTCGCTGGTTCATCAGCGCTCCAGACTGAGACATCAGGACCGAAACCGTCTCCACGTCTCCTCTAGACGCCGCGTCCAGAAAGCGCCGGAGCATCTCATCTCTGGCACTCATCTGAAAGAGAAATTAAACGTTACTCTtcaatgttctctgagagttaatgttaaatgaacgtccaacaaaaacattttttttaacaatatatataatattattattatactaacTATTGAAGTTCactaacataaacatatttatatAAGCCCTGATTAGTAATGgattttaaaataagaaatatcaCAATAGTGAGTGACAAATTTCCCTAaaattctataatatattaatttctTCGTCTTTTGTTTAGGTGACATTTTGGGTGGATATGAACTAGATATGAAAACGAGATTTAAATCGAATTTCTATCCACATGTTTCTGTATCAGTTCATATTCAGTCTTATTTTAATAGACATTTTTCATTTCAAGATCTGTTTTGAAGAAGTAATGGCACCTAATATGATCAATAACACAATTAACGATGGTTgtaattttaatgtaaatttatattttattacagaCATTCCCCTACAATAGTATTGgtgaattttattatttatttaaattgccaGAAAATTACAAATACTTACCAGATAGACAGTTAACTGATTTCATAGGTTGGGTTGAAGTTCAGAGTGATTTGGATGTTTTGTAACGCGTCTGTGTGTCTGTCGCTCAGTTATGACGCAGTGAAGCGCCTGACACACATTTCCCGGCGCAAGTGCGACACTTAGTGGAGAGAAGCGGTAATTACAACAGAATCCTCAGACCGAGTTTCTGCCTAAATACCTGCAATTAAGTTGTAAgacaaacaataaataatatagctaGGACCATATACACATATTCAAATGTCTTTGTGTCAGTTTATCGTTTAAAACGGGTTTTTTTACGAACACGCTTGCTGGGATGTTGCAGGCTCATTTATTGATTAAAAATGATTGATCATAAATTATATTGATGATAAATAATATGAGGTTTGTTTGGGGCTTGCTTTTTAAGCTGCGGTTGCTTTGTCGCGCGAAAGTTGGCAAACAATTGTCAATGAACGCATGActgcatatatatatgcaaTGAAAAATGTGGGGTCGTCTTTGCGATATCTTATATTTCCATATCTAATAATTTCCAAAAAATAAGTCTGGAAAATGGTCGTCTTATAttcggatatatatatatatatatatatatatatatatatatatatatatatatatatatatatatatatatatatccgacCGCAAAGACGACCCCACATTTTTCAGCCTATTTTTTAGGTCACAATTCTCGTTTTATATTCGGGTAAATACGGTAATCTTATTGATTAGCTGAGTGctctccacctgtgtcaattatctgaatAGGCACCTCCAGAACCCTACTAATTAAAGACTTAAACAACTTACTTGTGTAGCCTATGATAGACTACCAGTGACGAATACAAAGGCAGGAAATTAATTTCATTTCACTTTAAAAAGCCACAGTTGAGACCCTGGAGTCAGTATAACTTGTCCTCCCATTTAAGCACCAATGTTGATGTACGCA
Proteins encoded:
- the nudt12 gene encoding peroxisomal NADH pyrophosphatase NUDT12 yields the protein MSARDEMLRRFLDAASRGDVETVSVLMSQSGALMNQRGEQGWTALMLAARNGHIDVAKLLLSHRCDTSCTNRSGQTAADVAHFWGHRHISRLLASVPNPDPNPDLRHLLPSRAVEELDTYFNRELLDRKSDKRSDSEWLTAKQASPETVFLLFHELNPLVTSGAEDADPAQPKTRLCRLRAPAVQELLKNKHTVVVFLGVEKPIKQEKPEIREIQEKPKIQEKREKPEIQEPSDGLLAWFALDIEDDPTELLKAENPRCFFLPGAMPGLLRLSDDDAGVVAQARSVLAWHSRYRFCPTCGGNTKAEEGGYKRTCLRAGCRSLQGIHNTCYPRVDPVVIMLVLHPDGNQCLLGRKKIFPPGMFSCLAGFVEPGEALEAAVRREVLEESGVQVGLVHYLSNQVWPMPSCLMIGCFCVALTTDITADESEIEEARWFTRQQVIDALVKDKRAVFSTPPKQAIAHHLLKHWTGFSANL